AAAGCCCCAACAACAATACAAACAGGGGAttcaaaaaaattctttatCTGAGAAACCATTTCCATGATCTAGCAAAATTGCCAAGACTCAAGTCTTAGGAATAATTCAACCCCGACCAAGACCCACAAATTCACAGAAAACGAAAGATGTATCAACAGGTATTAAGATTGGCTGTATTAGTAATTGTAAACTACTTTTTATCAATGAATGAAGAGCATATCACCTCTAACGACACCTTATACATCTTTTGGGACATCAAAAGTTCCAGCAGTAAGTTGACATCTGAAATGGATGGATGAAGTAATATAGTGACTTTGAAATCAAACTTACTACAACTTGAAAGAGGATCTGAAACAGTCCTTTTGGCTaaaatacaatgttatttatttatttatgtgattggtgttttatgccatactcaagaatatttcacttatgcactggcggctagcattatggtgggaggaaaccaggcagagcccaggggaaacccacagctattcgcaggttgctgagaaaccttcccacacacggccagagaggaagccagcatgagctggacttgaactcacagcgaccgcattggtgagacaatGTGTGTACATCAAATGCCTCAATTTGCCTAACACTGCATTCACTTCCCCATGGAATCGATGTATGCTCTataatgattaatttatttgagagAGCAGTAACATTTAGGACACATGCCCAGGACATTTAGGACATTGCCCAGCCCTTGTGACTCTTTCCTCTAAATCCTGTAACATAATCTTAGACATGTCATAGACAAAACAACTTCACTGGATTCAAATGGAttgtacatttaaaataaaaaaaagttttaggCCAAAGTAGTTTTTTtagctaaaaaaaatgaatattaaaaatgacAGGTGATAACCTAAATGTATACAGGAAACAGCCATTTCAAACAACTATTTCAAATACATCTGAAGGTTTACAAATACAGTTctgtaaataagaaaaatttttttttcatttaaattttaaaacctttCAGAATTTTCAGAATCGTATCTACGTTACATTCATGACCAACATAAGAACTGACCCTCTGAGGTTATCTTGTTGGGATGCTCCTTAAATGCCTCTCTCAGGGTTTGTATCGCCTTCTCTGCCTCACTGCTCTCATGATACACCTGTAATGTGAGAGATTAACACATGAACACACTTCAGGACAAAACTGCTTTATGTTTCAAGCATCCGCAAGAAGATCTAGGATCAAAGttaaattcaagtccagctcatgctggcttccgctccggaggtacgtgggaagatcttccagcaacctgtggatggccgtgggtttccccctggctctgcccagtttcctctcaccgtaatgctggccaccgtagtataagagaaatattcttgagtacagtgtaaaacaccaatccaataaataaataaataaataaatctaggaTCAAAGCCAGGTCAAGTCATACTAAGATGTTAAAAATGGTGTTAGTTGCTGGATCACTTGGGACAAgcaaggttagagcaaggaagcaggactagttggcctggtgtcagtataatgtgactaggttgcgcgttatgtctggtgtctctggCAGAAGCACTTTGGTGGcttggactcgccttgccacaaaaagacacagtacacatgtacatacacacactgaAGGACTCCTTGTAGTTATATGACCGAAAATTTCtttgacataaaaccccaagcataaatacatgcatacaatatAGTACTATAGCATTTACACTAATAGAAACAGGAACAGTAATTGAATAagcgagtgagtgagcgcttggggtttaacaccgtacttaacaatatttcagtcacatgacaatgaaggaatccttagagtgcaagtgatgtgcctccttgttgcaaagacagatttccactgctcttttatctagtgctgcttcactgagaccgaaggcaagtaagctgccccgccccagccattatgctgaaacgggtcaaccagtctatCCCCTTCATGACAAACGCCAAGCTACgcagatacaacttcctcttttaaggccttacgTGTATCCCGGCCCAGGATTgtccctggatctaccaccttccggagcagacgctctaccaaatgtgctatcgGAGTAAGTGGGCAATGTGATAACATTCTAAAAACAGGGACATAAGCAGTACAAAATGTTGCCTGTAGAATCTCAAAAGGGTCAAAATACTGAGCACAAACCTTGGCCATGTCCCTGGCAATCTGTAAGTACTTGTCCCCCTCGGTTTTGGGCAAAATTTTCAGGATGTAGTGAAAGCCCTCCAGCACTTTCTTGGGCTCCTTCAgttgttctaacagtgcacacCTTTCTGTGGCATACGCTATGTTTGTAGGGTCGTATTTCAGAGCTGCACAACATAgaaaatatcagtaaatatacacatgaataCTGCTTttggtaaataaacaaacagaaaattaaTCCCTATATTTTATTCACTTGGTGCTGAAACTCTCAGGAATGCTTCAATTCTACCACGATCAGGATTATGGATGGTGGAGTCTGGAGAATTTGGATTAAACCTTTGGAGGCCTTTCTCACAAAGAGGCCTTTCTCACAAAAAACAATGAGAAGTATTACAGTCTAGaaatttccctgtccaagaaTGGGACTGAACGCAGGTTTTCCTGTGACTCAGCTAATGAAAGGCAAGCATATTAACCACTCAGCCAGAGCTGCTCTCTCAAATGGAACATATTATTCGTTCCATGGTTATTCTGTGAAAAGATGAGAAAATATATAGAGTCAGTGATCCTCATATTCAGCTCAGCTTCGATCCACCAATTTTTCCTACAGTAACCACGAGGAATAACGAATTTAGGCAAGTTGCTTCAGAGACGTTATTGTTTTCGAAGCCAAACAAAAGTCGATAACTTACTCAACTGGCGCATATGGCACAGTCTGCAGGATACGGGAATATACACATTCCCCACATGACTCTTGCTGTCCAGTGAAAACTggaatattttgtctgatcaCCTACTCAACTGGTGCATATGGCACAGTCTGCAGGATACGGGAATATACACATTTCCCACATGACTCTTGCTGTCCAGTGAAAActggagtattttgtctgatcacCTACTCAACTGGTGCATATGGCACAGTCTGCAGGATACGGGAATATACACATTTCCCACATGACTCTTGCTGTCCAGTGAAAActggagtattttgtctgatgtggaacaaaaaaacaaatatgcttactgtaaatcttcaacctcttCAACCACTAAAGTACTTTTTTGGGgttgaatttatgcatacagtcaTTAcgaaaataacattaaaaatgatttgtttgcgtcatcaaagatgcaagcttcataaaatcgtgcaaattatttctctacacctgaTAGTTCTATCAgactgtttcaaaatattgcttgcagAGGTGatggaaaaggttgaaaaactAGGGTTTATTCCACATACCGAAACAGTGTTGAGCGCTTGGATCTGAGCTTGTTTGGTTTAGTCTCACATATTTCGATGGTTATAGTTGAGAGTCAAACTTTCTAACTTTAGACAGTTTCATGCAGGAAAATACCTTTGGTGAAGCAGGTGACTGCTTGTTTAAGTTCCCCCATCTCAACAGAAATCTCTGCCAGCCTCCCCCACTCCTCTGAGTCCTGGGGCCTCAGATGTGCAGCAATCAAAGAAAACTACAAGAACAATAAAGATAAAAGGCTCTTTTACACACACAGCACTTTACAAATGACTGCAACTTTTACAAGACCAGATATACATGTCTAGTTACATTTAGATTTTTTGGCATCAAGGCCCTAgtttgtttttcaaggatttcAAGGGCCTTATATTTTTTCCTCTAATTTTCCAAGACTTTCTAATAGTGCATTTTCACACCCAATGAGAACCATACAGGAGACAGAACCACTGCACTTCAGggactacatgtaacaaactttAGTAACTTTAGTTGTATTCTAACTAAATACTTACACGTTACAAGTTAGAACACAagctttaacaaaaaaaaaccatctcTGTCTGTCAACAGTTTGCATTTCTTTTGAGCAGGAGAGGGGTTGTAGCAAATGCCCTCATCTTAAAAAGAAAAGGCTGCGAAAGTATTACCTGATTCATTTCAACACATGTGAAAAATGGCCCAGAGGGTTCCATACCTGCATGGATTTCTGCATGTCCCCAAGTTCTTCGTACAGTAGACCCAGGGTTTGGAAAGGCTCAGCTGCCATCGGGGCTGAAAACATCAAATTATTTAGTACAATTAATGACATTAATTtgactatttaaaaaaaaataaaatacaatttgtgtaaaaaaaaaaaatgtacttattttaGGTCTTTTGAATTTCATGAATTTGGCACACAGTTAACATACCTTTCAATCCCTCTTGTCTCAATAATTATGAGACATAAATGCATCAATCAGAAATTAAGGAAGTAGTGTACTACAACAGCCTCTCACCAGGTGGATCTGAACTCACACCCTCACTGATCAACAGCTACATGTTCATGCCGCATTTATGATGGAACACACAACATTGTTAACTGCTGTTTGTTACATTACCTTTTGTCATTACATTTGTAACATGACCTTTGAACCAGGTTGTATGCAGTTCTCTCTGCAAAATGTGAGGTCATCCGCGACTGGAACCAACACCGCGACTACAACCAGCTGAGTTGACCTGGGTCAAACCTTAACCTCATGTGTATGCCAAGCTTAAAACTGTTACACCTTATGGATTGGAATTGGTAAATCAAATTGAGTTTTCAAATGCTCACCTAGTCTGATGACCTCCATGCACATCTTCACTGCTTCCTCGTGCTCTCCTCGGGCAAACTTAAGATGAGCTTCTCCCATCAGGCCCTGCAGGTGTTTGGGAAGGTCTCCACCTTTCCTCTTCTAAAATTCAACAGGGACAAAAAttgaaagaataaatgaatggtgtatttcagccatgtcgtggTGAGGACGTGTCAGCGCCAGAAAACAGTAATGGCTTTTGACATGAGAATGGACACAtcccaaaatattttttaaattttaaaaccaacattgaacacaaaacaaattataaatcaaaatatttatttgctggCATGTTGACTTAGATGCTTATATCATCCTTAcctttttcttatatttttgttttttcatagaAGATAAAGGAGATGTTAGCATTGCCTTCTTCTGCCTAGGGGAGAGGATCTTAACCTTCACAatgttctttttcttctttgcttTTTCTGTTGATAAGAAATAATGTTGATGTAACAAATTGCATTGTAAATCCTGTCTTGCATCATCTCTCCATTGTTCACAGTTCATATCAAACTGTTTCACACATAACTTtactttgaattatttatttatgaattgcATCTGAAAAGCTCTGTACATCTACAGGCTCTTGAGagtacagaacaaaacaaaagaaatacacacaaccttttcactttcacataaacatatattaaaTTTGCATATTCTACATATTCAGGTCTGTGCTGTAGCATTAAAGCCCCAATCTCACTTGGTGATTTGCTGGCTTTGTTTGGGGTCCATTCTTCATCATCGTCATTAACGGGGATATCTTCATCAtcttcttcatcatcatcatcttcttCTTCCTCGTCCTCCACAGAGGGTGTGTCAGATTTGTCACCTTCCTCATCTCCCTGCTCCTCTTCTTCAGTCAGCACATCTGGCAAATATATGGTAAATACAGAAGTGAAAAGCACAGTGTACAAATATACACTACACAGAGCACAGGGGTCAAAATATTTGGTCATTCAGTCATTTTCTCAGATTTAGCCCAGCTCATCAGAAAGATGACCGTGCATGATGTACATATTAGGAATTTCGGACAGTGcaaaaatacactgtacagaGAGCAGTTACAAGCAAAGTGCTCAAACACACATCCCAGACAAACAAAGTACacaaatgtacaacaaacaGAGCAGTGACAAAGTACACAACATGCACAGTAGTGACAAACACAGTACACAACCACACAAAACACCGAGCAGTAACAAAcacaatacataaatacacagaacaAAGAGCAGTAACAACCACAGAATAACCATACACTACATACACACCACAAACAAAGAACACAAATACAAAGCACACAGACCAGTAACAAACACAAAAGTCACTTTAATTTTCTGCCTGATTTAGTGAACAAAATCACACGTACCTTGATTATTGTCATTAAGTGAAACCTCTCCCTGTTCTCCAGATAACAGCTGCTCCCTAGCTTGACCAAACTGCTCCATCATTTCACTGAACACGCTGAACTCAATTTCTCCtgaaaaagaaagtgaaagtttACACATGTTTTGACCACAAAACCCTAAATATAGCATACATCCACAACCAAACCAGAAAACTAAGACGATTTAGCTGACTTGGTTAAGATCATATTCATAAATTGTCCACCTATACCATGTATATAATGGCAGTGAGTTTAAAGGtcaaggaaactggagtgccaggGGCGTAAACCACTGACCGTTTGCAAGTTACTTCTAAACTTTCTCACGTGAGACGTAGAGATATGCACATAATaatagtggaagacaagtgattcATCCAGGAACAGTGAGAGCAAGGGAATTAATGAAGTCCCTCCCCAAGGCCAGAGACTGAACCCTTCAACCTCTTGTAAAATTGAATGTAGATCCCATTAAACATGAACAGCCTTTAGTACAAACTGCAGTGTCATCAACACCATGCTAAAAGGCTAACACTGTCCGTATATATGTTGttataatatacacacacatgtacttcagtacATACAAATGTCAAGTTTGTATACAATTTGTCAGGGTTACAGGTACAACCTGTATTACTGGTAACTATTGctaaatcatatttatatcaaaGATTTAAAAGAttcatgaaatataatatttcttGTACTCTATATTGAGCTTTGTTAAACAACAAGAAACACCCAAATTATTATATTGTCACAACTATGACTATTCATTGTATGATTTAAAAGAttcatgaaatataatatttcttGTACTCTATATTGAGCTTTGTTAAACAACAAGAAACACAAGAAACACCCAAATTATTATATTGTCACAACTTTTGACTGTTTATTGTATGCATAAGGATTGAACAGCAGTCACatcatatgttatggagttgtattAAAAAGCATAGTGGTGGTAAACGCACTGTAGGCAGTAagtgcacaactttaccacatgCAAATCATGAACTGCATTTGgaaatccatgtactatgggaggcaatgcaaccctgtgaatagctgagcaaaatgttgagctaagAGGTAaaaagacttccttggtcttttatatgcaaatcGCTATCTGTGTATTATGCGTGGCCACTACAACCctgtgattggccaaaaactttaaccaaactagACACCGAAATCACCACTGACAGCATCTGACACCCCACTCCACAATACCTTGCGTTCAAAAATTCCAGCAAAAGCCCAATAAATACTTAAAAGAGTAGAACTCTATTTGGAGGGTCAGTTAGTGTATTTTCACAGTGGCCTTAATAAGGCACAACTGCCCACCTGTGAAGTATTTTGTGGTGATAGTGTCCACATCCATAAGGCTCAGCTGTTTCATGTTACCCAACGAAACGTCCTCCAGGTTTGACACTGAGACAGATGCTCTGGAGTCCACCTCCATGTCATCTTGGCTGGTGTCTAAGGCAGAAAAGCTCAACTCTTCCTCATCCCCAGATGATTCCAGTAAATCTCCTGCCTATAAAACATTGTAAACCAGGAAAATGAGTTTTGTAAGCTTCATGATCATAAAGTTTCATTGCAGCATTAATAATTAATGCTGAACTGGCTCATATACTTGGGGAAATATCCAGGGACATTAAGGACTATGTtaaattttcctgttttataCAGGTAGCAATTTCGGTGGAGGATGGTAATTAGTGCAATTTTTCCTCTTAATTAATCAAGAATATGACCTATCACACAGTTCAGGATTCAAAGAAATTTGATTACCTCAAAAGGATTActctttctgaatatagcataGATTCTAGTGCTGAGATTTGGCTGAggccactgcgggtttcgaaccagtgACCTCAGaatcaggcaccaaatcgccaagAATACTTGACAACCGTCTATACCACAAAAATAGATGATAGTTGACCGATAGGCTTTACAGCAAACATGCACTACCCTtgtgatgatcacaaatgacaccactcttttaggtgaatatatcagacgGGTATAGATGTCTTTTTAgcaagtggattaagtaacagtattatcgttactagggattacactttctgaatataccggtcaactacctgctatttttgtggaaggcctgttggttgAGTGGTCTACACAactgacatgtattgctggcgatttggtgcctgactctgaggtcgctggtatGAAACGCACAGTGTTCTGAGCCAAAtatcagcactagaatctgtgctatattcagaaagtgtaatccctattaacgataatactgttacttaatccagtttctaaaatgacatctaCACCGGCCTGACAAGGATTCTGTTCTGCTAGCTTTGACATACAGTACTTCACATGACAACGGAGCGACTCGTCTGTAATACTGAAGAGCATAGGGTGTGAATGATGAGAAATCATGTTTCTATCTTGTTGAAAAAGGTGTATCCCAAGGTTTCATAAGAATTTCAGATTTACAGAGTtaccaaaaatgtaaaaatgccTGTAGATGCCCTTAAGGTCTGTATGGACCCTTCTTCTGAAATAACTTgggttatattttttgttgtctttttttttcagccaagTATGGTCCTAAACTAACATCTGAGtgcactccatttaaaaacctgatgcagttgcctgcaattgtcaaatatgtcaaggTTGTCAGTACAGTGGGTAGCTTTGAGGATCACCCAGGAATCAATGGCCCACACGGACTAAGAAATAACTGATCAACATTGTGCTTGTGATAAATCGACAGATGAAAATGTGCTGCTGTTTTGGAATAGATTTAAAAACCATCTTCATTCTGCAAAATGCCTTGTGGAATGGGCCTAACAGGTTTTTTAATGCAacgattaaacgttgaggcacGTCAATATCAGAAATCGTTGAGAAAAGGCCTCAACATTTAATATAATTGAACTATCCTCTGAGAAGGAGCTCATAGACTAACAAAAGAATCTGCCGGCTTAGCCTCGAAAGACTCCTTTTCTTATGTTGGCCAAGCATCGTTGGAGTCTCAACGCTAACAGTAATAATTTCGGGGCTACTGGTGGACATGCCTATCTATCGCGCACGTTGCAAAGGTCAAGCTAGTATAGTGTAAGCGGGGGTGTTAAAGCGAGCGTGGAACCAGTTATAGGGTACGATAactagtgttgttgttgttgttacaagcAGACGTCGTTACCGAAGTCAACATAAAAACAGttaaaccaaagactttaacagTGCTCTACCTGTCTCCTTAGTTTTTTCCATTCCGCATACTGTTCCTTGGACAGACTTTCTCCAGTCATGCCCTTAAATAAATTAGTGTTCATCATGTTTTGCGTTAGTTTATCGTGGCTATCTACTTGCCCCTTTATCAATTTCTTCCTCCAATTACAGGAGAGCTGCTCCTGCCCCCAAGGTGATTCTGACAGAACTTTACGGATATTTACGCTGTATTTATAACTAACTGTAGACGACATCTCTCTGTAGATCTTCCATTCTCATCTTGctgggttttgttttgttttgaattcGGGTATTGCACAGCGATGTTTGATCACTACACTGTAAATGACCAAGTTAGTAAACTTTGACCCGAAAAGAGCATTTTTATGAGGAAACTAAATGATGCAAAAATAATACTTTGGGGGCTGAAATTTAGATCCTTTCAATAGTAGCCTATATCACAATACCTtgaaaacaaacctcaaaacactttccTAAGTTCGTCTGAATTAGGGAGTTTGTGTCGTGGGCGAATTTTAGGTGATTTCATTACAGTATACCGAtactttttgttctttttgaaaGGGACACCGATTCAAGCTTCATGCCTCGTGGGTTATCTCTCCGAACCTTTCgttaaacaccactcaaatTAAGAAACAAATACTCCGTGAATTATGTTTTCACAGGTGCATTGATTTTAGGTGTTGCAGTTAAGATGGAAGTGCCTGTAGAATTTGTGAGCCATGACCAGACAAAGACAGAGATTCAGATGCTTGGTTACAGCTACTCGCATCTGGACAAGAATGGTAATGATACATTGTATACTggtaacatatataaataattttaattatcgACTGATGCCGGATGGTATCtagaaaattccctgtccaaggccagggtTAGACCAGCATCTTGCATCCTAGCAATTGAAAGGCGATCACAAATAGCCAAATCCCAGTACCCTTGGTGGAGTAAGAGTGAGTTAGtacttgggggtttaacgttgcaCTTAACTGTTATCAGTcatgatacgggtcagccagtcgttgcactatcaccttAATGCTAATTAAACACCAagaaaggaagttacaacttttaaggtcttaagtgtgaccagacccaggatagtccctggatctaccgcccccgaagcggacactctaccaacagAGCCATCGGGGCCAGTCAGGTAGACTAAGAGAGGATTATGAGGAGATCAGTTGCACAAGCCTCTGACTGAtacagtcgttgtgagttcaagtccaggccATGCTGACTTACTCTTCGGTCCTATGTGagaaggtccaccagcaaccgCAGATGACCGTGAATTTtcctgggctgtgcctggttttctcccactataatgctggtcgacgtcagataagggaaatattcttgagcgaagcaaaaaacagcaatcaaaacaatatataaatcacTTGTTATTGaaacaatgtttttaatttgtactaaggctttttttttccaacaaaaaaaaaaggtcattgGAAAGGTTGaaaatactgtatatgttttataGATCTAGACAGAGCCAATATCAACCTCTAGATCTAACTTCATTAGTGAGTTTAAGAATCGACTGTCGATTTTTATAGTCGGTCGGGAAGCAAGATAAAAATAGCTCAATTACATGTGGGTGTGGTATTTCACACATTAAACATGCAGCTGTCAAAAAGTGCAGGAGTTAAATGACATGAAGTTTTGTTGATGGAGTACCTTGAACATCCATGGTGgattggctgcagctttaagaCAGGAAGTTTGGTTGGTAACCGGCATTAGGGTTGGTTTTCTGGGCACTGAAGTTTCCATAAAACCAAATGTGGTTATACGAGTGAATACAATGTtaagacacaaatcaaatacataaatgaataaataaataatcatcgCTGACATTGTgtgagccttggtgacaataagcagttgatgGCATTTGTGTAGCTTTTTTGCACAGTGTTTGTTCCACCATGAATATGGTGGGCAAGTCTTTACATCACGCATTGAAAAGATCTTTGTTTACTCGCAAAATGTTGTTGGTTTATGCCAGACATACCACCCATATAACTGACAGCCATTGTACAGGTTAAAAATTTAATGGCAATTTAAAGGACACATGAATCACTTGGTTTTTATTGCATAAGCCAGAGTATacgatgtggcctaacatacaGCTGTACATAAAAGCCTCTCAGCTTTTTCTTGGAGCCTGAAAATGACTTTAAGATACAGTTTTCCTAACCCCCAGGAGACAGTCTGGAAATTAAATAGCTGTCAATGGTAATAGCTGTCAAATGACATCGCTGGGGTGAGAGCCCGAACTGGGGACACTAAGCTGATCCAACATTCCCAGGATGTTCATGGAGAATGTTGTTTCCTATTGTTTCCAACCAATGAtggaaaaatgcataaaatagaggggttattaagaaatatgaaatatgcctcaaatatgaaattttgtttttaaattttttttggcagatctttcttcattttcctcaAAACCATGCTCCTTGTTTTGTAgtactttttcatttatcaatgaaataaatgagcAAAGAATATTCATTCAGGAATGGTAATTGTGCAGTGAAAGGGATTAGATTATACGTGCAGATAGCAGTAAATTCTGTCTAATTTTTTGCAGGACGGCTTTCGGAGAAGAGAACCTGTTTTCTGACAATTCTTTACGCCAGTCCAGACTTCATTGACAACCGCAGACTGAGACAGGACAGGCGGTTATATTTTAGCTACTTCCGTATTAAGCTAAATACCCCACTGATAGATCCAAGGAGTTTGTTATACAAGAAAATCTGGCTGGAGGAAGAACTGGTGCATGTTGGAAACACGTCCTTCATCATAAACTCCTTATTAAAAAGCCCTGACCGACGAAACACATTGGCCATTGCTAAATCTTTGTCCGTCATAGTGGACAAGGAGACACACAAGAAAAGGCAGCTGCCCTCGTGGTTTAAAGAAAAGTTTGGCCACATTAAACAAGAGCCTGTAAAGTTTGAGATACCAGAAGTGCCGCGGCACTGGAACTGCAAGGTCAAGATTTCCCACAATGATATCGACCTGAATAAGCATGCTAACTTCTCAGCCTATATCAGCTACTGCCAGGATGCTGTGTATAAACATCAGGTACAGCAGTCGAATTTATCATGGTTTAACAGACTTGGTGTAGAAGAGGTTGAGCAGAGTTATCTGGGTGAGGCCATGGAGGGTGAGGAACTAAGCCTGTATGTACAGCAGACGTCTAGCCCAGGGGCCGTCTTCCTTGTTAGTGTGGAGAAAGACGGGGTGATTATTGTTAAGACCAGATTAGTATATACATCTGCTTTATCACCTGGTCTTACTTCACAGCTGTAAACTCACATGTCcaagaaaatatgtttttttcgaaaaaatggtaaatgacctgaaatgtggtcaattttattttatttatttattttcttgattcaagttttacgccaaactcgagaatatttcacttaagtgacaatggccagcattatggtgggattcAACAGGGAAACCTACAAtgatacgcaggttgctgcaagaccttcccatgtacgaccggagatgaagccaggtaacatgagccggacttgaactcgcacATCATAAtatatggcatttatttgccttgaTACATTTTTTAGGAGGCTGGGGCAACATTTTGGGTTATTTACCTTTATTGTCTTTTCTTGAAATCCATCATAACTCTGGAGTGAAATTTATGTAATGTAAAATTACAATTCTGAGTGTCTCCGATTTGCACCTTGTAAAACAAACTCATGTTCATGTCAGTCCGTATTACTTTGAAGGATATCCATGTTGTGAAGCAGGGTTTGGCATTGCATGAACTGCCTCATACCTCATTGATGTACTCAGCGGAGCATAACAATTTGGAACATTGTCCCTATATCCAGTGGGTTACCTGGCAGCAGATTTATTGTGATTCGTCAGCAGG
Above is a window of Liolophura sinensis isolate JHLJ2023 chromosome 7, CUHK_Ljap_v2, whole genome shotgun sequence DNA encoding:
- the LOC135470060 gene encoding uncharacterized protein LOC135470060; its protein translation is MEVPVEFVSHDQTKTEIQMLGYSYSHLDKNGRLSEKRTCFLTILYASPDFIDNRRLRQDRRLYFSYFRIKLNTPLIDPRSLLYKKIWLEEELVHVGNTSFIINSLLKSPDRRNTLAIAKSLSVIVDKETHKKRQLPSWFKEKFGHIKQEPVKFEIPEVPRHWNCKVKISHNDIDLNKHANFSAYISYCQDAVYKHQVQQSNLSWFNRLGVEEVEQSYLGEAMEGEELSLYVQQTSSPGAVFLVSVEKDGVIIVKTRLVYTSALSPGLTSQL